ATGCCAACGCATTTGCCGTGCCGCTGCCGGCATGGCCCGCCCATGTTACCGTTATACTGAACAGACGAAAACCGACTGCCTGCATGAGCAGGGTGATCATGGCTCCATCCGTTAACAAGGCCAACGCATGAAAAAAACACTGTTGTCGACCCTGGTACTGCTGTGCACGGCGGGCCAGGCGCAGGCCGAAAACCTGCTGGAAATCTACCAACAGGCCACGCAAAACGACCCTCAGGTACGCGAAGCCAAGGCGCGTCGCGACGCCGCCTTTGAGAAAATCAACGAGTCCCGCGCGCCCCTGCTGCCCCAGGTGGATCTGAGCGCCGGCGCCAACTACACCCAGAGCAATCAGACCGATTCCACGGTCACCAATGCCGGCGTCAACCTGAGCCAGGCGCTGTATCGCAGATCGAGCTGGGTCAGCCTCGACATCACCGAAAAACAGGCCGCCCAGAGCGAAGTCAGTTACAAGCAGGAACAGCAGGCATTAATCGTGCGCGCCACCCAGGCCTATTTCAACGTGCTCAACGCCGAAGATGCCCTGAGCTTTGTGCAGGCCAACAAGGAGGCGGTCAGCCGCCAGCTGGAGCAGACCAAACAGCGCTTTGAGGTGGGCCTGAGCGCCATGACCGATGTGCACGAGGCCCAGGCCCAGTTCGACCAGGCACTGGCGGACGAAATTCTGGCCCGCAACGCCCTCGACAACAGCAAGGAAGCCCTGCGCGAACTCACCGGCATGCACTACGACCAGCTGGCGCCGCTCAATACCGACAGCTTCAGCCCGCAGGCACCGGTCATTCGTGCCGATGGCTGGCTGGAGATCGCCCTGGAGCAGAACCTGGAGCTGCACGGCCAGCGCATCGCCAAGGACATTGCCAACGAGCAGATCGATCTGGCCCGGGCCGGCCACCACCCCACCCTGGATCTGAATGCCGGCCTCAACAGCCGTCGTACCGATTTCAGTGGCACTTCCACCGACAGCAATAACGCTCGCGACAATACCCTGAGCGAAGGCACCCTGGGCGTCAGCTTTAACCTGCCGCTCTATTCCGGTGGCGCCACCAGCTCGCAAGTGAGCCAGGCCCAGTACAACTATGTGGCGGCCAGTGAAGTGCTGGAAAAAAGCTTTCGCTCGGTGCAGAGCAGCGTCTATTCCTCCTATAACGACGTGACCGCAGCCCTTGGCTCCATCCGTGCCTTTGAGCAGCTGGTCATTTCCGCGGAGAGCGCCCTCAGTGCCACCGAGGCCGGCTACGAGGTGGGCACCCGCACCATCGTCGACGTGCTCAACGCCACTCAGCAGCTGTACGATGCCCGCCAGCAGCTGTCATCGGCCCGCTACAACTACATCGTCAGCCAGCTGCAGCTCAAACAGGCCGCCGGCAACCTGACCGAGCAGGATCTGATCGACATCAATAACGGCCTGCAGCGGTAACGTTGGATGTAAAGCGTAAGATGTAAAAACGTAAGACCCGGGGAAGGCATCTGCCTTCCCTGGTCGTTACCGGGACAAACTAAGGAATTCGCGTGTTTAAAATTATTCTGGGCCTCGCCCTGGTGGCACTGGTGGTGCTGTTTATCTATCGCTCTCAGGGCAACAAGCAGGCGGCGGCCGAGAACATTCGGGCCGGCGACGCCTTTCTGGCCGACAACCAGCAAAAGGAAGGGGTGCAAACCACCGAGTCCGGCCTGCAGTATCAGGTACTGAAAGCAGGTACCGGCACGGTACACCCCAAGGCCAGCGACAAGGTCACCGTGCACTACCATGGCACCCTGCTCGACGGCAGCGTGTTCGACAGCTCGGTGGAGCGGGGCGAGACCATACAGTTTGGCCTCAACCAGGTGATCAAGGGCTGGACCGAGGGCCTGC
The Oceanimonas doudoroffii DNA segment above includes these coding regions:
- the tolC gene encoding outer membrane channel protein TolC translates to MKKTLLSTLVLLCTAGQAQAENLLEIYQQATQNDPQVREAKARRDAAFEKINESRAPLLPQVDLSAGANYTQSNQTDSTVTNAGVNLSQALYRRSSWVSLDITEKQAAQSEVSYKQEQQALIVRATQAYFNVLNAEDALSFVQANKEAVSRQLEQTKQRFEVGLSAMTDVHEAQAQFDQALADEILARNALDNSKEALRELTGMHYDQLAPLNTDSFSPQAPVIRADGWLEIALEQNLELHGQRIAKDIANEQIDLARAGHHPTLDLNAGLNSRRTDFSGTSTDSNNARDNTLSEGTLGVSFNLPLYSGGATSSQVSQAQYNYVAASEVLEKSFRSVQSSVYSSYNDVTAALGSIRAFEQLVISAESALSATEAGYEVGTRTIVDVLNATQQLYDARQQLSSARYNYIVSQLQLKQAAGNLTEQDLIDINNGLQR
- a CDS encoding FKBP-type peptidyl-prolyl cis-trans isomerase, translated to MFKIILGLALVALVVLFIYRSQGNKQAAAENIRAGDAFLADNQQKEGVQTTESGLQYQVLKAGTGTVHPKASDKVTVHYHGTLLDGSVFDSSVERGETIQFGLNQVIKGWTEGLQLMVEGEKTRFFIPARLAYGNRAVGTIPPGSVLIFEVELFKIN